A single Candidatus Methylomirabilis tolerans DNA region contains:
- a CDS encoding tetratricopeptide repeat protein — protein sequence MQDEIVPTVLEAYRKAIEQDPENLEARYQLALEYHQARRVKEAIGEMQRVIILDPKRLDAHFQLSLWYYGRCMFHAAIDAAKKVLALDSTNPWAHYRIARCYFHLGKLDLAIQSFGKVLDADPTHMIVHYHLGIIYERKRMWHDAIREFSQVVSENPDDASSHFHLGLAYKRSGIRDLAIGEFMAALNLDGEDNASLEQLHTLQE from the coding sequence ATGCAAGACGAAATAGTCCCAACAGTCCTTGAGGCATATCGCAAAGCCATCGAGCAGGATCCTGAGAACCTCGAGGCCCGGTATCAGCTTGCGCTGGAGTATCATCAGGCAAGGCGGGTGAAGGAAGCGATTGGTGAGATGCAACGGGTGATCATTCTGGATCCCAAGCGCCTCGATGCCCACTTTCAACTCAGCCTCTGGTATTACGGGCGGTGCATGTTCCACGCCGCTATTGACGCCGCCAAAAAAGTCTTAGCCCTGGATTCCACTAATCCTTGGGCCCACTATCGGATAGCGAGGTGCTACTTCCATCTGGGTAAGCTGGACCTGGCCATACAGAGCTTCGGGAAGGTGCTGGACGCGGACCCCACCCATATGATCGTACATTACCACCTCGGCATCATCTATGAGCGGAAACGGATGTGGCACGACGCGATCCGGGAATTCTCACAGGTGGTGTCCGAGAATCCGGACGATGCCTCCTCTCACTTTCACCTTGGACTTGCCTACAAGCGGTCGGGAATTCGCGACTTGGCCATCGGGGAATTCATGGCGGCCCTGAATCTCGACGGCGAAGACAACGCGTCCCTCGAACAGTTGCACACCCTCCAGGAGTAA